In Lineus longissimus chromosome 9, tnLinLong1.2, whole genome shotgun sequence, one genomic interval encodes:
- the LOC135493794 gene encoding uncharacterized protein LOC135493794, with the protein MFHIALSSSLLIMTGVQRHTSTEHSSNHLHSGYPTRIIKAHIDIDHCCSQRHSRYPSSIIELSCNATTVLSAIAHQRRSAAAHIPPHVCPTSCNPRGRPTVPRFHYDV; encoded by the exons atgttccatatcgcgctaagctcatcactactgattatgacaggcgtgcaacg gcacacatccacagagcactcttcaaatcatctacacagtggttatccaactaggattataaag gcacacattgacattgaccactgttgcagtcaacgacacagtcgctatccaagtagcattatagag ctgtcatgcaacgcaacaactgtgctatctgccatcgcacatcaacgaagaagtgcagccgcccacattccacctcacgtctgtccgaccagctgcaatcctcgaggacgccccactgtaccacgatttcactacgatgtttga